From a single Rhinolophus ferrumequinum isolate MPI-CBG mRhiFer1 chromosome 15, mRhiFer1_v1.p, whole genome shotgun sequence genomic region:
- the SLC7A6OS gene encoding probable RNA polymerase II nuclear localization protein SLC7A6OS has product MEAGRAAVLRVKRKRSAEPAEALVLACKRFRNDTVESVAQKTPPEGPERAAENNVFQLVATVRSQEEPVQPLVRAALCPSRGSQQRIRRDLRASAREIRQEGRYRVVSSRRSSGIPSGALESEVAQGNPEAADDAGFQLFDLVHEEGDPEAAAAGSCKASDPDVILCNSVELIRERLTISEDGARVEHWEEQKDDYVYDIYYLEMATPGWIENILSVQPYSQEWELVNDDQPPEDIYEDEDDENSENNWRNEYPEEESSDGDEDSRGSDEYNSLSDEERGSSRPQVWSKYPLDVQKEFGYDSPHDLDSD; this is encoded by the exons ATGGAGGCCGGTAGGGCAGCTGTTCTCCGCGTGAAGCGGAAGCGCAGCGCAGAGCCTGCCGAAGCTCTTGTCCTCGCTTGTAAACGCTTCCGAAACGACACAGTCGAATCGGTGGCCCAAAAGACGCCCCCCGAGGGACCGGAGAGAGCAGCAGAGAATAATGTCTTCCAGTTGGTGGCCACCGTGCGCTCCCAG GAGGAGCCAGTCCAGCCGCTCGTGCGGGCCGCCTTGTGCCCGTCCCGGGGCAGCCAGCAGCGTATCCGACGCGATCTCCGCGCGTCGGCTCGGGAGATCCGGCAGGAGGGCCGCTACAGGGTTGTCTCTAGCCGCCGATCCTCGGGGATTCCTTCGGGTGCCCTAGAGTCCGAGGTCGCGCAGGGAAACCCAGAAGCCGCCGACGACGCAGGCTTCCAGCTGTTCGACCTGGTTCACGAAGAAGGAGACCCAGAGGCCGCTGCCGCTGGCTCCTGCAAA GCATCTGACCCAGATGTGATCCTCTGCAATTCTGTGGAGTTGATCCGTGAGCGGTTGACTATATCTGAGGATGGAGCAAGAGTCGAGCACTGGGAGGAACAGAAGGACGACTACGTGTATGACATTTACTACTTGGAGATGGCCACTCCAGGATGGATTGAGAACATCCTCTCTGTGCAACCCTACAGCCAGGAGTGGGAACTG GTGAATGATGACCAGCCACCAGAGGACATTTATGAAGACGAAGATGACGAGAACAGTGAGAATAACTGGCGCAATGAGTACCCAGAGGAGGAGAGCAGTGATGGAGATGAAGATTCCAGAG GCTCTGATGAATACAACAGCCTCAGTGACGAGGAAAGAGGCAGCAGCAGACCACAGGTGTGGAGCAAATACCCTCTTGATGTGCAGAAGGAGTTTGGCTATGACAGCCCCCATGACCTGGATTCAGACTGA